Within the Scomber scombrus chromosome 4, fScoSco1.1, whole genome shotgun sequence genome, the region AATAAGCAATCGAGTTAGGTTTAACCTTCACTGCACACTTCGCAACATGCAAAGATATCTAGATGTGGTGTGCTAAAAATACAGAAGTTGAACATAACCATTCTCAAACTGGATATATAAACTGGATTATATTTTCAATGCAATGCATCGTACTATTAAATACTGATATATCACCCTTTATGTTACACATAGCAAAATTACTAAATGTTATAATGTtcagacattaaaaacacaagaaaatggTCAAAAACTGCCAGTTGTAtagtaatataaaaaatgacttaCATTTTGTAGATCTAGTCCATCCCAGTGGTAGCGGCGTATCAGTGAATGTGTCAGACTAGCAGCTACACAGAGTATCAAACAAACTCCTAGCAGGCACACACTGACTTCCAGCAGATGTTGCACTGCCACATCCTGTTCCTCCTAAAGAATAACAACAGAGTATAACGgtcagtggagaaaaaaaagcctctgtAGTATGGCTGAGCAGGTGATGTTGTTCATGTGTGGCACACTGACCTGTGTTAACATTACTGTGAGTGTAGGGTCATTCTTGGAAATTAAACTATAGCAGGTTTGCGATACTGAAGGCTGCTGGTTGGTTGCTTCCACATGTATGggtgaaatgtttttctcagttGCAGGACACTCTGGAGGAAGTCTTTGTCAGAGTATGAGagtaagaaacacaaaaataatgaattcagtGGACATACATTATTTTTAGATATCCAAGTACCTGATGATTTAAATTATGGAAGCTTTATAATGTGAATTAACTTACGGTTTCATGGGCAAGACGTCTGTTGGAGCATGTATAGAGAGGCAGGTGTATGTATCATTTTCAGATGGAATTTCCAGAGTCACACTGACAGTCCCATTGCCTGAGGATTGAAAGGATCGCTCATGGGTGAATATGTATCGTTATGCACACTTACtttatttcacaacaaaacCAATACACTGCAATACTTACCCTCAAGATGTAACTGACTGGTATTCAAGGTGGTGTATAGATCAAGGTCTTTCAGAGAGCCACTGTTTGAGCTGGTAGTCACAACCAGAGGGACCTTGAGTCGCAAACTGGTGAATAAAAGAGTCTTTGTTGAGTTAAATGAAatctctccatctccttccTGCTCTGTCAGAGGGGAGGGGACTGCAGAGGCCAGCTCAGCAGAGCTCAGGTTGGCTTTAACACACAGCTGATACTGTGATAAGGAGGACAGTACATGGTTCCAGTCCTAAGAGAAGAATAAATTGTATGATTTGCACAGGACACACAGAAATATATGCATACATGCAGTCACAGCCTGCACAACATTATGCTTCCTTTGCTTGTTCTCTCTTACAAGGATTGACTGATATG harbors:
- the zgc:158398 gene encoding transmembrane protein 248 codes for the protein MMAVWQPVTNLRDYISQNPPVVTFFLCLLTVAISFICLSSYSYTHTLPNPDTAKDWNHVLSSLSQYQLCVKANLSSAELASAVPSPLTEQEGDGEISFNSTKTLLFTSLRLKVPLVVTTSSNSGSLKDLDLYTTLNTSQLHLEGNGTVSVTLEIPSENDTYTCLSIHAPTDVLPMKPLPPECPATEKNISPIHVEATNQQPSVSQTCYSLISKNDPTLTVMLTQEEQDVAVQHLLEVSVCLLGVCLILCVAASLTHSLIRRYHWDGLDLQNEPLINS